One Hevea brasiliensis isolate MT/VB/25A 57/8 chromosome 6, ASM3005281v1, whole genome shotgun sequence genomic window, TTCAATTTTCTTTTAGTTACTATTTTctttcaaaggctcttaccaAGTTCATAATTGCCACCAAGCTTAAGGGATTTTGCATCTCTACATCAATCTGGATTAAATTTATCAGGCCTGCAGTAAACTAATCAATCTGTTGATCTAGTTGAACTGTTTTTACACGAGCTAGAAGGCTCTGGAACTGACGTTGGTATTCTTCATCCGTCCCTACTTCAAATTAGCCAATTCGCCTAAAGGATTGTTACTGAGTGGAGACTCGAATCCCAAATTGCTATACTCTTTAAACGTGTTCCACGATAGTCGGggcatggttttaaattgcagttGTAGCCGCGTTTGCAGTTATGATCACGAGTGACAGAAATGGGCCTGTAACGGCTAGAATGTAACGGTAACGACTTGTCGTTAtgtaaatttttttgaaaaatttgtaaagctcatgaaataaataaatattcaaagatataattaaaactaagatatataattaaataataagcaCCAATATGCTAAATAAAGACATTAATTTCGCTATTCTGCTATGCCATTagtattaatcaatttaaaaccaAAATAACTAAGAAGATAGTAAACAACCAACCTTATTACCATCAAAATAAGTGTCTAGGAGATTCTTGATTATCTTGATTTTGATTCTAGGACTGGGATTGGGAGTTCTAGTCATTAGCTTAGGTTGTAGACTTGCTCACTATATAATTAGGTTATTAAATTACTATGTGATTAGGTTGTAAACTTACTATTTAATTTAGAAAATCAATTTCAAGAGTTAATTTCAAGATTAATTACTTTCCTCAAATTTTTTCTTACCAAAGCCTAAATTTATACTTAGCAAACATTATTAATGCCTAAACTTTCTTTGATATTATTTTCTAATTGTTTATGTATTTACCTAAAAATATTCAAAAATAGCTAAAAATtaggaaagaaaataatttaccCTTCAATCTTCTTTACTTCAAAATTACCTTGTCTATTTGATGATCCATGCTCTTGAGCTCAAAAATTTGGAGAGAAATGAATTATTTCATTTGAGTTGGTTGTGgagaaaattgaaagaaaatggctTAGTTGCCTTGAGAGAAAATGAAAAGGTGCTAAAATGAATGAACGAAGATAGTTTTTTGCCCTAAAAAAGTTTCCTCTATTGCATTTCATATGAAAGAGGTAAAAAAAAAAGCTAATAATTCTTAGTTGGAAAAGTAACGGCCCTTGCGACTGTTACGTAATGGTCGGTAACGGCTGTTACCTTTAAATAACGGCTGTTACCTTTAAATAACGGCTGTTACAGCTTTTATAGTTACAAATTTAAAATATCTGTTAAATAACGGTGGTAACGGTAATGGTAACGGTAAGCCAAAAAACTTTTAAATAAGTAACGGTCATTATTTAAAACTATGAGTCGGAGTTCTTCTTGTTCTAATCTGTAGAACTAGAGTTGTGCCTCTCTTGTCACATGGAATGCTGCAAGGTTCACCTTATCTATTTCTTGCGTCTGttggtttaaaaaaaaattgtttttattGGTGTAACCAAATCAACTGATCTTCGGATCCATCAAATGTTGGAAAATTCAACTTCGTATATCTTGGTACTACCCTTGTACGGGGTCTGCCTCTATAGTTGTTACTGCTAGTCGAGCCGCCCTCTGTTTTCTTGCCTTGGCTCTTGTAAGTTCCTTAAATGAACTTTTGTAATTGACAGGACAAGTTTTACAATTGGGATTCCAATTTCGACTTCGATGCTTAATCTGATCTTCCATCCTTGATTCAGCCTGTACTACCCTTGCTTCAGTCAATGCTTGTGCTTCTTGGAATAGTGTGCTCAATTTTTCTCTCGGGTTTGTATTGTCCATGGcagctagctctgataccaatttgttataATCTCTTGCCTAAGATCTAGTCACGGGCCTATTAATAGTGCAATCAGATTCAAAGGCTAAGGATTTTGTTTTACCTCGATTCTTTCCTTGACCTATTGTTTTTGAAAACGTGAGCTCGTTAAAAGGGAGTCCTAACCTTAGACTCATTGGAGAAGGGAGAGTCTAGATctcaatttaattgaaaatagttCTGCTTGATTTTATTAATTCAAGTTAACCCTTTTGTAAGAGAGGTTTACACAAGATTTATTAGAATTCTACTAGAATTAAAAGttctaataataatagtaatcccTGTATAAGAGGGATTATATTTCTGAAAAGGAAATAACTCTTAATTAAAAAAAGAAGTAATATCTAATAATAATAGGAAgtaaattcctaaaattcaaccAACTTTGCCGAGGGGTTCCGCAATGCGTCCATAACAAGACACAACCATTTTGAAGTTTATGAAGCCCACAAATAAATTTTGTTTACAGTTGGATGAATAAGTTTTTTTTTCCCAATTATTTAAGAAATTAGTTCAGCTCTATTTTCTctaaatgatttttcttttccaTGTTATATTTTGCTTTTAACTATGGAACTCGGTTATCTTCTGTTGGAATATAACAAATTGTCATTGTTTGGATCAAACCCAGGGTAGTCTACCAGCCCCTATCTCCTGTGAAAACAGACTGCATGGTTCATTTTAGAAAAACAGTGGATAACATTACCTCTCTAAATTgtaatatttttctttaatatttttgtcaaataattaatcaaatagtgatagacaaaaaaaaaaaaatgataaattaagtaAATTGCACCTAGATTAAGGGTGTTCTTGTAATTTACTTTTGCACTTGTAagagggggaaaaaaaaagaagtcAAGATACTTACTGGCCAGGATGAAGAATAAATGCATTAGTTTGATCTGCCTTCATATAGTATTTGATCAAGGGGTAGAGGCCCCATTCCTCATTGATTAGGTCTATTAGCACTTGTGTTGGACCTTATTTCactccattttttttttgtcttcctgCAGAGCCTTTGTTGCTCCTGGTGATATTCAGGTATTTACAAGTGAATTAATGAATAAATTGTCAGCTCGATGTCAAGGTAAGACTAAGTATTTTGCCCAAGCTGTGAAGGAAATCTCTGCAGCATTTCAAGAGTTACAGAAGGGAAAGTCAAGTGGTTTATTAGGTACTGATAGATCAACACTAGGCTTTGATGCTGCGTCTACTGATGGGATAGAAGATGAGATGGAGCTTGAATTAAATGATGGCATGGGTACAAGTGTCTTCAAAAGAGAAACATGGGATCAGGAAGGTGATTTTAGTTCTAAGTTGAAGCATTGTTCACATAGACTAGGCCAGACTGAATATGAAGATGTAAAGCCTACTATTTCAGCTGATGTGAATGATAATTCATCCCTGGCTATGTCTTCGGAGAAGAAAGTTAAAATATCACATGGTGAACAGATGCAGGTCGTATTATCTAAATCTTGTTTGGATGATCCTTCATATGTAAAGGATGGAGAGTCCGGTGATGTAAATGAGGATGTTAGTTGCACAAAGAACCCTGAAAATGGTGATAGAGCATGGGCCAATGGTCATAAGTCCAAGAGTATGGCTGCTGAAACAAAGAGGAAACCTGATGTTGCTGTTGAGGGGCATATCCTCCCTGAAAATGGTAAAAAAGTGAAAGATAAAATTGCAACTGGTGGCACCATGAGGGGGTTTTCCCCTGATGCTCTTAAATCAGATTCTGAAGCTGTTAAATCAGATTCTGAAATCAGAACTGGGAAAAAGGCAAAAGAACTTCAAAAAGACAAAAAGGGTTTAATGGTACCTGATAGTATGCATGAAAACGTATTGAATTCCATTGGTGAGATCTCTGACAAGAAAAAGAGGGCCCAATCTGGGCTTGGAAAAGCAAGTGAAGCTTTACATCCTGCAACAAAGCCAAAGCGTGTAGATGTGGGGGATGATACTGCTAAGGAATCTATCACAGAAAACATGAAGAGTGATTCTTCAAGTTCTAATGCAGTCAAACAGTCCACATCACATGAAAAAAGAGAAATCCTTTTGGCATTAAGAGCCCAAACAGGAAAAGGGAAATTTGTTGGTTCTGCTCAAACGGCAAAAAATAAATCTGATATTTCTTCCCAAACGGGCAAAGTTAAATCTTATGTCTCCATAAAAATGTGTGAAGCTAAATCTGATGCTCCAGCACCAGCTGGAAAAGTTAAATCTAATGCATCTGCCCAAATGGGTAATGCTAAATCTGATATTTCTGCTCAAACAGGAAAAGTTAGATCTGATGTTTCCAGTGATGAAGCTGTGCTGCCTGTATCAAAACGTCGCAGGCGGGCAATGGAGGCAATGTCTGACTCTGTGTCCCTTAATTCCAATGATAAGACTGAAAAAGGTCCTGTGGAGCTGAAGAATGACTCTGCTTCTAATAATACTAGAGTTCCAGTTAATCAACTGCCCAAAAGACGGAGAGCTGTTTGCCTCtacgatgatgatgatgaaggGGAAGGGCCTAAAACTCCAATTTATGGAGGATCCACCAGAAGTGTTAGAGCACCTCTAGCTGTTTTTGATACTTCTACAGGAACGGACTCACATTTTGGGGGTTCTGTTAATAATCAGCTGGGAAGGTCTATTAATGTTCAGCCAAGTGTTGAAGATTCTTCCAGATTGAAGCATAGCAGTTCAAGGGAATTATCCTCACAGTTGCATGATGAATCTCTTTCACCTAGCCGACCAAAAAGTGTGAAGAGGCCTGATAGTCGTGACTTTGTTAGTCCTGGTAAATTAGCAGGAGAGCACTTATTGTCCAAGGATGCCAAATTAATGTTGAGTTCCCCCAAGAGGTCTCCTCATTCGCTTCCCGTCACCAGACCAGCTGTGGAACAACATAAAGCCTCAAAACCTTTAGTTAAATCTTCCAATGGCAGTACTCCGAAAAAAGCCCAGTCTGGGTCTGCTAAGGTTATGGGTCTGGTTTCTGATAGTTTGAATACTTCTCAGAATCATTTACTGAGCCAAAGAAATAGATCAGGTGTATCTGGAGAAAGACCCAAAAATACTCCAAAAGCACGGATGGGTGACCATGCTGTTTTAATGGAACCATCAACAGAGTATAATCCTTTGCCTGGTGAAATGCTTGAATTGTATTGTTGTGATTCTATCATTTGCTTCTTGTTTGTTGTCAAATGACTATATTTCATGCACTTGCCTAATTACAGACAAGCATGGGTTACAGAAGATAGAGACATTTCATTGGTTGATTCCAAGACTCCAGATTCTGTTATGTCCATGAAACACCTTATTGCAGCTGCTCAAGCTAAAAGGAAAGAAGCTCACTCACAAGCTCACTCGCAACATTTCTCTCTTGGAAACCCTAATTCTTTTATGTCCATCAATGATCCTCAGGGAAGAAGTCCCAGTCCCTCATCACTCCAACCATTTTTATCTGGCTCCAGCACTGTGTTACAGAATGATCTACAGAGCTTTCAACATCGCACAAATGTACTTTCTCCATCAACTCATGGTCATCAATCAGCATCACACAACCAAGTAGAAGCTGAAGAAATTGACGAGCAAAGAGTTAGTTCTGGACACAAGATTGTTGGAGGCTCTCTAAGTGGTGGAACTGAGGCTGCTGTAGCTCGTGATGCTTTTGAGGGGATGATAGAGACTTTATCAAGGACAAAAGAAAGTATTGGGCGTGCTACTCGGCTTGCCATTGACTGTGCCAAGTATGGCATTGCCAATGAGGTATTTTAAATATATGCTAACAATTTATATTTTGCCATTCATTGAATGACTTGCAAAAGAAAAAATTTTTGTTCTGAACATGCTTccatagctgagacatagccaaACTGGTCGCTCAACTATCCTTTGGTGAGGAGCTTGTGTGCTTAACTCCTATTGTGCTAATCTATTCAAAATAAATTGTTAACTGGTTTTATCAATATACGTTACAAGGTTTTCAATAATCAAGAACTTTAATGCATTGCTGGTAATCTGTTTTCTGCTGATCTATCTCGGATATGGGGATTGGGTGTGTCTGGgtagggattttctttaatttttccacCTGTGTGAGATGAATACTTTAAGATAAAGTCAAGAGTGAGAATAGCAAGGCTGAGGGGGTTGTAACATTATGGTATGTTATAAAGCATATAGTTATGAGTATTTTTTCAACAAAATTTTGGTTCTTTTTGAAGatcattcataatttttttagCATTTTTTCCCAATACATTTTAGAGCTAGACTATATGTTAATCTGGAAAAAGAAAGCGGCTGGCTGCTGAGGTTCATTGCAATGGACTTCCCTTTTTAACGTAAACTCAACGTGTTGGCCTTACATCTTGAATTTTGCTAAGAAACAGTGAAATGCTTGGTTGTTTTTCAGATTATTATGGTGGGCTCCGGGGATTATCATGGTTGGCAGTGTTTACTGTTTACTTGATACTGAAATGAGATGGAATTTTGAAGTTATTCATCTTTATCCAGCCTAGGTAGTTGAACTCAGCATACGTGATTTTTTCATTCTCTGGACTTCCATATCTTTTTTAGTACTGACAAATGAACTCAATTAGGTTACTGAAGAGAATGACAGTACAGTTGAGTGAGCCTTTGCTTTGATAAGGTGCCATTGTTGTTTTTGTAACTTTTAATTTAGTGGCACAGAGACTTTCTTTGCTTCTTCTGTTATTGAACAAATAAAAAGCTGTTcccaattttaatttatcatttaTGTTGAACCTTAGACTGACTGAAATTAAGGTTTGATTCTTTTTAGTAACGTGTATTTTGTTTTCCTTTTCCCTCAGTTCtagtttttttaaataaaatccaCCTTCTTTGATATTTGATGAATTTAGGTGTGTTGTGTCAATACCAATAAAGAAAACAGACAAGAATTTTGTCATTATGATGGGAACTACTGGATTATGCATGTGGTGCATTTTCTTAATTTGTTAGCAATAGGAAGAAGATGAGAAGTTGATATAAGACGAAGAAGAGGCGTCCGAATCTCTGCATGCATGGCCGAAGGAAGAAGATGAGGAGTTAATATAAGAAGAAGATGAGCTGCTTAATAGAAGGCTGATTGTTTCAAGGCCTAAATTATAGACCTACAACTAAAAGCTCATCATTGGAAATGGTATTATGTTTAGGGTTTAGGGCTCATCTTAATGTGAAGCCTTAAGCTACAACTAGAAGCCCATCATTATTACAAGACCTACAACTAAGGGCTTGGCATATTATTTCTTTTACTAACGTTAGTCTTGTAAAATGTACACATTATAAAAtatctaaaaaatataaaaagtaaaTTGTTATTTGATTTGGTGTCCTTAGAATTAGGGATTTTACTAATTAAGTGTGATTCACGTACCCCGAACCTAATTGATATAATTCACTTATTATTTTCTGAATTGGCTTACCAATTAAGCCTATAGCCTGTGTGCGTAATACCTAGCTAGGTTGCATATCGTGTACCCTTACTCGTACTGCTATCCAAGACCTACAATGTTCTAGATAACTATGGCCTCTACTAGTGAATGGCAGGAAACTTTAATCAGTGCTTGCCTTATGGGCCTAGCTGTGTGCTTTCTTAATTTTAACTTCCATCAAGCACTTCCATTGGCATCACTAAACTTGGAGTTTGCCGATCTAGTATCTATTAAAATTTGATGTTGAGGTGCCGGGAAGTCTCCAGAATTAGTGTCATTGGTGATGAAAAGTCATTGGAATCTCATCAAACTACCACACCAATATTGCAAAACATCCATAGTTCCATTTTCAATACTCATGCTCCTTTAGTTCCTTTCCTCACTCTCCTCATACCTTGTTTTCAATCTTCTCTTGTTATCTCTCACCTTCACTTCTTGCTGGACTCCTCTGTTTCTAGTTTATAAGAAATTCCcttctttatttttcatttttcttttgacATTGCTAACAATCTGTGTGCGGGGGTCATTTATTTTCGGATTTTTCTgagattgcttttttttttttttttttttttcaaggacACCACACTAATGTGCTATTTAGTTTGTTTGTTTCTAGATTATTTGTCCTTGGTTTCTTAAAAACCACTACCATGCTATTTAGGTTATCTAAAATTGCTTTCTTTTTacccctcctcctcctcctcctcctttatTATTCTTTTTTAACAACACTAGGAATGCTATTTGGGTTTGTTTGTTGATGTCCTAAATGTGAGGTTTGTTTTGGATGCCCAGTATTTGGGTTTATTTTATTTTCGAACAAAACCTTATATTGTTCTCTTAAAAGGGAAAAAATGATATTAATGGTGAAAATTCATTAACAGTTAAGTCTATATTTTTTTAGTTCTTTGTACATGAGTAGTTTTGATAAGTATGGTTAAATAGCGCTATATATAGGATTATTTGATTTTTACttttaaatgttttttttaaattttatctttTTGTGCTTATCCCCATTTAGGGGTGCAGTTGCATGTTGCACCTAGGCCAAGAATCCTTTGTGCCTTAGTGTGCCTtgcgcctttaataactatgtaatttttttttgttcGATTTTTTTTTCTGTCCTCATTTGTGAGGTAAATCagcatgagttttttttttttttttttttttttttttttttctccctttctTTTTAGGTTATATTTCTGTTCTGTGGTTAGCTATTTTTCATGCAGCACTCTTTTTGCCATAACTAATTTGATTGATAATATTCTGTTGGATAAATTAATAAAACTCTTGCCTTCTTGGAGAAGTGTTGTGGCGGAAACTATGAGCTTAGTGTggcgtattttttttattttcccatCTTCTTGTTGGACACCTGTGCAAATACTTGAATTTGTATCTTTTTGGTGGTTGTATTCGCTTGGATTTCAACTATTGTTTCATTAAATAATGTATCGACTGTGTTATGTGACTGGATTTTGGCCTGTTGATTTGATTCACACTGACATTACTGTGATTTTGGAATTACAATGAACTATTGCTTGAAGTGCCCATAATGGCTGTTACTGGGTGCATTGCAGGTAGTACAACAATTGTAACAACCATTACACCATTTAAGGCTGTTGGcatttctctctctctatctctatatTCAATTGTACTTTTTGTCACCACCCAGGAACTGTGACCTAATGAACAAACTCTTCTCCATCATTCTTTCTTTCCAAAGCTTAAACAACATTTTGACACCAAAGTTCTTGATATTTGAGCTCAATTTCCaatttcaacaaaaaaaaaaaatggtaaatGAGGCATTTTGCTTTGATCTTACTGTTCTCAGTCGAATATTGATGCAGTGTTGGAAGAAGACTCAACTTAGATATATTTTTTTTCCAACTATAAATTGTTAGCTCTACAAAATTAGTATGTTATTTGATCACCAACTCTTTTAAGCAAGTGATATATTgcatatttagttaaaattattgATTTGATGTCAATTGAAGTTATTTTGATACTTATGAATAAGATTCATGGTTGCAGCAGTTGATTCCATTCAATCTGATATTGTGAAACTGCAAAAAAATCCAACTCCTGAACTCACTCTGTTATTTAAAACCTGGTTGGGTAACCTTTgtgttatttttaatggataattATTGCATAATTTGCATAGGAAGTTGATTGTGCTTTTATTGAGAGCCAAAATAAAAACATTACTCAATTTATCAGCAATTTGGTTAAAGGAGCATTTTTGGGTCCCAACCTCCAGTAAACTGGTTGGCAGGTcattccttctctctctctctctctctctctctctctcttgggtGCTTTCAGACAGTAACATGTACTTTGAACATTTTAATTATTCTTTTAATTGTTTCTTGTGATGGATCCTATTCCCTTCAAGTACAGATATAGAAAATGTATTTGACATCCTTGCTGGATGACCTATGCTGGTGTTTGTAATTGTGCTTCTTGTTTTTTGTAGTTATCTACTCCAAGCTGGCAAGTATTCTTGTTGTTTGCAATGTTGCTTGAAAAAATGATGCCCTAATGCTAGGGGATTTAGGACCAGcagtcttcttctttttcttctttttcttccttttttttttgttagatATATTTGGATAATATGGTAGTTGGTTGGTGTACACTTCACAGTTATGGTTTAGAGCTCTTGAATGTTTAGAGCTCTTGAATGTCTCTAGTTTTAGATGAATAGAAGCTTAagccttttctttctttctttcttattttattttgtttatggAAGTAAAAGTAAGTGCGTGAAATTCCACCTCCCATTTTCTAGGGCTTATGATGTTATTAAATCCTGTATTTCTGAAAAATACTGCAATCTTTGCTATTATAGTCCCTGGTGGATAATTGATTCATTGCAGATCAGATCTGTGTACATTTTGGTGCAGTAATTTGTTTGGGCTGATTACAATAATTCAGTTTCTGtggattttaaattgtgaaattgatttgttTATAGCATTAATTGTGTACATTTTAAGAATAGAGTGTCTGGAAGGAATCCTACCTTAACCAATGTTCTAGTTTAGCATGGTaatctataaaaaaataaatatacagaaGGAAATATGCAGGAATTTACCAGTATTTGATTGTCATATTCATTTTCTTTTGCAAGAGATGCGTCTTTCAGATAGACTTGAATTTATTGAAAATGGTTGTGCAGGTTGTGGAACTTCTAATCCGGAAATTAGAAACTGAGCCCAGTTTCCATCGTAAAGTGGATCTCTTTTTTCTTGTTGATTCAATCACCCAGTGTTCACATAATCAAAAAGGTTTCTTTCTCCTGCCTAGTGATGATTCTTTCAAATTTTGCATCTCATGATTAATCCTTAGCTTATGATataaagttgatggaagagggtCATCAGTATTTGATTTGACACTTGTTCCTCAATGATTGTTGCTATACTTTTTGTTGTAATATGTGTACAGGGATTGCTGGAGCTTCATATGTTCCAACAGTTCAAGCAGCATTACCACGACTTCTGGGTGCTGCTGCTCCTCCGGGACCTGGTGCTCGTGAAAACCGTCGTCAGTGTCTCaaggcaattttttttttccctttttgtatttataggaacccatcaactgtttttttttctttatggTAGAATAAGATTCATTATTTTCACCAGGTTTTACGTTTGTGGCTTGAGAGGAAAATTTTTCCTGATTCCGttttgaggcattatatggatgATATTGGAGTTTCAAATGATGATTCCTCTGCTGGATTTTCCCTTAGACGCCCATCTCGAGCTGAACGAGCTGTAGATGATCCCATCAGAGAAATGGAAGGCATGCTTGTAGATGAATATGGCAGGTctgtttctttttattttttattttatttaatattaagtCATTAT contains:
- the LOC110656878 gene encoding ENHANCER OF AG-4 protein 2 isoform X1 — its product is MAPGRKKGANKAKTKSQLSLGDLVLAKVKGFPPWPAKISRPEDWERAPDPKKYFVQFFGTEEIAFVAPGDIQVFTSELMNKLSARCQGKTKYFAQAVKEISAAFQELQKGKSSGLLGTDRSTLGFDAASTDGIEDEMELELNDGMGTSVFKRETWDQEGDFSSKLKHCSHRLGQTEYEDVKPTISADVNDNSSLAMSSEKKVKISHGEQMQVVLSKSCLDDPSYVKDGESGDVNEDVSCTKNPENGDRAWANGHKSKSMAAETKRKPDVAVEGHILPENGKKVKDKIATGGTMRGFSPDALKSDSEAVKSDSEIRTGKKAKELQKDKKGLMVPDSMHENVLNSIGEISDKKKRAQSGLGKASEALHPATKPKRVDVGDDTAKESITENMKSDSSSSNAVKQSTSHEKREILLALRAQTGKGKFVGSAQTAKNKSDISSQTGKVKSYVSIKMCEAKSDAPAPAGKVKSNASAQMGNAKSDISAQTGKVRSDVSSDEAVLPVSKRRRRAMEAMSDSVSLNSNDKTEKGPVELKNDSASNNTRVPVNQLPKRRRAVCLYDDDDEGEGPKTPIYGGSTRSVRAPLAVFDTSTGTDSHFGGSVNNQLGRSINVQPSVEDSSRLKHSSSRELSSQLHDESLSPSRPKSVKRPDSRDFVSPGKLAGEHLLSKDAKLMLSSPKRSPHSLPVTRPAVEQHKASKPLVKSSNGSTPKKAQSGSAKVMGLVSDSLNTSQNHLLSQRNRSGVSGERPKNTPKARMGDHAVLMEPSTEQAWVTEDRDISLVDSKTPDSVMSMKHLIAAAQAKRKEAHSQAHSQHFSLGNPNSFMSINDPQGRSPSPSSLQPFLSGSSTVLQNDLQSFQHRTNVLSPSTHGHQSASHNQVEAEEIDEQRVSSGHKIVGGSLSGGTEAAVARDAFEGMIETLSRTKESIGRATRLAIDCAKYGIANEVVELLIRKLETEPSFHRKVDLFFLVDSITQCSHNQKGIAGASYVPTVQAALPRLLGAAAPPGPGARENRRQCLKVLRLWLERKIFPDSVLRHYMDDIGVSNDDSSAGFSLRRPSRAERAVDDPIREMEGMLVDEYGSNATFQLPGFVCSNAFEDEDEEDDLPGSSLKEGGDVSSLAEPTRTLGESETCTMTPNDRRHCILEEVDGELEMEDVSGHQKDERPLFTNSLEVDAPQHCSDGVLEPVVAKSVELPPLPESSPPLPPDSPPSPPPLPPSPPPPPPPPPPPPPPTSPSQPPPPPPPPPPPPPVPSQPPPPPVPASGHPQSLVPQQLAPNQPSLATQPILPSVSSLQSSPQLAYPPAVTHEYCSTSGGNQLAKMAGNIHVNHMDAGIKSELFPQQSPCFTPTAVCSSREPSGYNPSRQLDYGHNDLYLNSQASQHFQTGNAPFAQRPLHPTLPQTPSGQFSFAKPAIQQHPQHSFPRPYTIHSYPDGRRRFVGDELWRMPTSEFNTDNQQGTWMSGRNPSHAAPSFGQEGYFRPPLERPPGNNMGFQPNNLPAGAPIPGHGVSHMLPCRPDMSALNCWRPA
- the LOC110656878 gene encoding ENHANCER OF AG-4 protein 2 isoform X2, whose amino-acid sequence is MAPGRKKGANKAKTKSQLSLGDLVLAKVKGFPPWPAKISRPEDWERAPDPKKYFVQFFGTEEIAFVAPGDIQVFTSELMNKLSARCQGKTKYFAQAVKEISAAFQELQKGKSSGLLGTDRSTLGFDAASTDGIEDEMELELNDGMGTSVFKRETWDQEGDFSSKLKHCSHRLGQTEYEDVKPTISADVNDNSSLAMSSEKKVKISHGEQMQVVLSKSCLDDPSYVKDGESGDVNEDVSCTKNPENGDRAWANGHKSKSMAAETKRKPDVAVEGHILPENGKKVKDKIATGGTMRGFSPDALKSDSEAVKSDSEIRTGKKAKELQKDKKGLMVPDSMHENVLNSIGEISDKKKRAQSGLGKASEALHPATKPKRVDVGDDTAKESITENMKSDSSSSNAVKQSTSHEKREILLALRAQTGKGKFVGSAQTAKNKSDISSQTGKVKSYVSIKMCEAKSDAPAPAGKVKSNASAQMGNAKSDISAQTGKVRSDVSSDEAVLPVSKRRRRAMEAMSDSVSLNSNDKTEKGPVELKNDSASNNTRVPVNQLPKRRRAVCLYDDDDEGEGPKTPIYGGSTRSVRAPLAVFDTSTGTDSHFGGSVNNQLGRSINVQPSVEDSSRLKHSSSRELSSQLHDESLSPSRPKSVKRPDSRDFVSPGKLAGEHLLSKDAKLMLSSPKRSPHSLPVTRPAVEQHKASKPLVKSSNGSTPKKAQSGSAKVMGLVSDSLNTSQNHLLSQRNRSGVSGERPKNTPKARMGDHAVLMEPSTEQAWVTEDRDISLVDSKTPDSVMSMKHLIAAAQAKRKEAHSQAHSQHFSLGNPNSFMSINDPQGRSPSPSSLQPFLSGSSTVLQNDLQSFQHRTNVLSPSTHGHQSASHNQVEAEEIDEQRVSSGHKIVGGSLSGGTEAAVARDAFEGMIETLSRTKESIGRATRLAIDCAKYGIANEVVELLIRKLETEPSFHRKVDLFFLVDSITQCSHNQKGIAGASYVPTVQAALPRLLGAAAPPGPGARENRRQCLKVLRLWLERKIFPDSVLRHYMDDIGVSNDDSSAGFSLRRPSRAERAVDDPIREMEGMLVDEYGSNATFQLPGFVCSNAFEDEDEEDDLPGSSLKEGGDVSSLAEPTRTLGESETCTMTPNDRRHCILEEVDGELEMEDVSGHQKDERPLFTNSLEVDAPQHCSDGVLEPVVAKSVELPPLPESSPPLPPDSPPSPPPLPPSPPPPPPPPPPPPPPTSPSQPPPPPPPPPPPPPVPSQPPPPPVPASGHPQSLVPQQLAPNQPSLATQPILPSVSSLQSSPQLAYPPAVTHEYCSTSGGNQLAKMAGNIHVNHMDAGIKSELFPQQSPCFTPTAVCSSREPSGYNPSRQLDYGHNDLYLNSQASQHFQTGNAPFAQRPLHPTLPQTPSGQFSFAKPAIQQHPQHSFPRPYTIHSYPDGRRRFVGDELWRMPTSEFNTDNQQGTWMSGRNPSHAAPSFGQEVE